A portion of the Paenibacillus marchantiae genome contains these proteins:
- a CDS encoding ABC transporter permease: protein MLRNDLFRKKGINIALFVFILLAALLVSSGTRMIMELTNSIHYLFTESKTPHVVQMHAGKLDIMKVNTWAQTNEMVDKHQIVEMINIDGSHLFFGAEAEKNSIMDLDFVVQNQDFDFLLNLDSEIVQVNDGEIAVPVYYLQQKKLSIGDRIHIKDGSFSRTYKIVEFVRDAQMNPSIIHSKRFVISQSEFQTLKQNTGESEYLIEFRLRDSKMISDFTQAYQNTSLPNAGPIVNYNLFQLLNALTDGVVAAIVILVSLILIVIALLCIRFTMLATIEEDYREISVMKAIGISEHNIKKLYLSKYVVMAGLGSILGFLASLWVNRLFMSNMLLYMGAAPKTWLHYGITLFAAVFIFAIVVFFCNRVLRRFNHISAVEALRSGSMGETRISQNRLNLSQNRWLSVPVFLSLKEVIQRIKMFRLLLFVFIISSFIMIVPINFLHTLQAPSFISYMGVGQSDMRIDLRHSEDIEQRYAELIDYVQKDKNVLRYSPLVTSQFKVFNSEGSYDHLSVETGDFDVFPLSYVNGAAPKNENEIALSDANSKDMEKKTGDSLVLIVNGQEKTMTVSGVYQDVTNGGKTAKARLPYNKDRVLWYVVSLDLKDDGSKISDKIAEYEQAFSPAKVTDLKGYLDQTLGGTIHQLKLVTVLALVIAVLVTILITSLFLKMLVAKDSGDIAIFRSLGFAISTIKFKYVSMSLIVLGVGVLVGTVLSNTAGEWLISAIMASFGASNIVFVIDPLQAYLLCPLLLAATIICTALISIQSIKESSISKMIIE from the coding sequence ATGTTGAGAAATGATCTTTTTAGGAAAAAAGGAATCAACATCGCTCTATTTGTTTTTATTTTACTAGCGGCTTTACTTGTTTCTTCAGGTACACGAATGATTATGGAGTTAACCAATTCAATTCACTATTTATTTACAGAATCCAAGACGCCTCATGTTGTGCAAATGCATGCAGGTAAACTGGATATAATGAAGGTGAATACATGGGCACAGACAAATGAAATGGTAGATAAACACCAGATCGTAGAAATGATTAACATTGACGGTTCTCATTTGTTTTTTGGAGCGGAGGCCGAGAAAAACAGTATCATGGATCTTGATTTTGTTGTACAAAATCAGGATTTTGATTTTCTGCTGAATCTGGATAGTGAGATTGTGCAGGTGAATGATGGAGAAATCGCGGTTCCCGTTTACTACTTGCAGCAGAAGAAATTGAGCATTGGTGACCGTATTCATATTAAAGACGGTTCTTTCAGCAGAACATACAAGATTGTGGAATTTGTACGTGATGCTCAAATGAATCCATCGATCATTCACTCCAAACGTTTTGTCATCAGTCAGAGTGAATTCCAAACCTTGAAACAAAATACGGGAGAGTCGGAGTATCTGATTGAATTTCGACTTAGAGATTCCAAGATGATTAGCGACTTTACCCAAGCCTATCAAAATACGAGTTTGCCGAACGCTGGTCCTATTGTGAACTACAATCTGTTTCAGTTGTTGAATGCGTTGACGGATGGGGTAGTCGCAGCTATAGTCATTCTGGTCAGTTTGATCTTGATTGTGATCGCTTTACTCTGCATTCGTTTCACTATGCTCGCAACTATTGAAGAAGATTATCGAGAGATTAGCGTCATGAAAGCTATCGGCATATCCGAGCATAATATTAAGAAACTCTACTTGAGTAAATATGTTGTTATGGCAGGATTGGGCTCTATCCTAGGATTTCTAGCATCACTATGGGTTAACCGTTTGTTCATGTCCAATATGTTGCTCTACATGGGGGCAGCTCCCAAGACATGGTTGCACTACGGCATAACATTGTTTGCGGCTGTCTTCATATTTGCCATCGTTGTATTTTTCTGCAACCGTGTGCTTCGGCGTTTTAATCACATTTCAGCTGTTGAGGCATTACGTTCGGGCAGTATGGGTGAGACGAGAATAAGTCAAAACAGACTAAATTTGTCCCAAAATCGGTGGTTATCAGTTCCGGTTTTTCTGAGCTTAAAAGAAGTCATCCAACGAATTAAAATGTTCCGTTTGCTGTTGTTTGTGTTTATTATAAGTTCATTTATTATGATCGTACCTATAAATTTCCTCCATACGTTACAAGCTCCTAGCTTCATTTCTTACATGGGTGTAGGTCAAAGCGATATGCGTATTGATCTGAGGCATTCTGAAGATATCGAACAGCGTTACGCTGAATTAATTGATTATGTTCAAAAGGATAAGAACGTACTTCGATACTCACCCCTTGTCACAAGCCAATTCAAAGTGTTTAACAGTGAAGGTAGCTATGATCATTTAAGCGTAGAGACAGGTGACTTTGACGTTTTTCCTTTGTCTTACGTGAATGGCGCAGCACCGAAAAATGAAAATGAAATTGCTTTGTCTGATGCGAACAGTAAAGACATGGAGAAGAAGACAGGAGATTCCTTGGTACTGATCGTAAATGGACAGGAAAAAACAATGACCGTCAGTGGTGTATATCAGGATGTGACCAATGGTGGAAAGACTGCCAAAGCACGGCTGCCCTATAACAAGGATCGTGTGCTCTGGTATGTCGTAAGTTTGGATTTGAAAGATGACGGTAGTAAGATTTCAGATAAAATTGCGGAATATGAGCAAGCGTTCTCACCTGCAAAGGTGACCGATTTAAAAGGCTACTTAGATCAAACACTTGGAGGAACGATTCATCAGCTTAAGCTGGTTACGGTGTTGGCGCTTGTTATAGCAGTATTGGTTACGATCCTGATCACATCATTATTCCTGAAAATGCTTGTCGCAAAGGACAGCGGTGATATCGCAATTTTCAGAAGTTTGGGATTTGCCATCTCCACAATTAAATTCAAATATGTATCAATGTCCCTTATTGTCTTGGGTGTTGGCGTCCTTGTAGGAACCGTGCTATCGAATACTGCAGGCGAGTGG
- a CDS encoding serine hydrolase domain-containing protein, producing MNPSSIPSMLHQIIPPLDLRSCLVSVRGEIIYEHYRNQEAATHIAKINSCTKSVLSALICIAMDQGVLPEADTPISTFFPQLVSDSDPRKPEITLEQLLTMTAGFNWDEFGGQNSFPRMTRTDYWVKFALEQHLSHVPGTYMEYNSGVSQILSAILMQSTGMSVAGFAERYLFGPLGIQQYEWESDPQGVHTGGFGLKMLPQDLLKFGQLFLQQGMWNGQSLISSDLVSRSTKPAISVTPPNHGSYAWHWWVDAYTNETSEAKVAEQPTSILHYYYARGFGGQFVYIVPSLELVAVLTNDKRKKEKPPLDVFPKRIAPELLKCL from the coding sequence ATGAATCCTTCATCCATACCATCCATGTTGCATCAAATCATCCCGCCGCTGGATCTGCGCAGTTGCTTAGTCAGCGTACGTGGTGAAATCATTTACGAACACTACCGTAATCAAGAAGCAGCTACCCATATTGCAAAAATCAATTCCTGCACCAAAAGTGTGTTGTCCGCGCTCATCTGTATTGCTATGGATCAAGGGGTGCTGCCTGAGGCTGACACGCCGATCTCCACCTTTTTCCCACAGCTGGTATCAGACTCTGACCCCCGCAAACCTGAAATAACGTTAGAGCAGTTATTAACCATGACAGCCGGATTCAACTGGGACGAATTCGGAGGACAGAATTCATTTCCGCGTATGACGCGTACGGATTACTGGGTGAAGTTTGCGTTGGAGCAACACTTAAGTCATGTGCCAGGTACATATATGGAATACAATTCAGGGGTATCGCAGATATTGTCTGCCATCCTCATGCAAAGTACAGGTATGTCCGTAGCTGGGTTCGCGGAACGTTACTTATTTGGCCCGTTGGGGATTCAACAGTATGAATGGGAAAGTGACCCACAAGGTGTACATACCGGGGGGTTCGGTTTAAAAATGTTGCCGCAAGATTTACTAAAATTCGGACAACTGTTTTTGCAACAAGGCATGTGGAACGGGCAGTCGCTGATTTCGAGTGATCTTGTTAGCCGCTCTACAAAACCTGCCATTTCGGTTACTCCACCCAATCATGGTAGTTACGCTTGGCATTGGTGGGTAGATGCTTATACCAACGAAACTTCGGAAGCTAAGGTTGCGGAACAGCCCACTTCCATACTCCACTATTATTACGCCCGTGGATTTGGTGGTCAATTTGTATATATCGTCCCGTCCCTGGAACTCGTTGCCGTGCTCACCAATGACAAACGAAAGAAGGAAAAACCTCCACTGGATGTGTTCCCCAAGCGGATTGCTCCTGAACTGTTAAAATGCTTGTAG
- a CDS encoding DUF1361 domain-containing protein → MRKLNYIKVFIFLSVVTVVTLGLYYAAADWLDQRYFRFLIWNLFLGWIPFVFSYVAYGFSHVKWKGATWFVVASGLLWLLFFPNSSYIVTDLVHLTARSSRYYGGGNGLDYKYWYDLIVVLMFVWTGLLLGFLSMYQLQEVIHHKLGRWFSWIFVLAGCALGSYGVLLGRVYRLNSWDALTNRETLVELMHESVSRPSLAFCMFFGTFILTIYATLYYLINTRSYRDRKTEVGSSEAELQGLR, encoded by the coding sequence TTGAGAAAACTGAATTATATCAAAGTATTTATTTTCCTTAGTGTGGTCACAGTGGTGACTCTAGGTTTGTATTACGCAGCTGCGGATTGGCTGGATCAGCGCTATTTTCGCTTCCTTATCTGGAATCTGTTTTTGGGCTGGATTCCTTTTGTGTTTTCATATGTGGCCTATGGCTTTAGCCATGTTAAATGGAAAGGGGCAACATGGTTTGTCGTTGCAAGCGGACTGCTCTGGCTATTGTTCTTCCCGAACTCTTCCTACATTGTAACGGATCTTGTCCACCTGACGGCACGCAGTTCCCGCTATTATGGCGGAGGCAATGGATTGGACTACAAGTACTGGTATGACTTAATTGTGGTTTTGATGTTCGTTTGGACGGGTTTATTGCTCGGATTTCTTTCGATGTATCAGCTTCAGGAAGTGATCCATCACAAACTGGGACGATGGTTTTCATGGATATTTGTGCTAGCGGGTTGTGCACTGGGGAGTTACGGTGTTCTGCTGGGACGTGTATATCGCTTGAACAGCTGGGATGCGTTAACCAATCGAGAGACGCTGGTTGAACTTATGCATGAGAGTGTAAGTCGTCCATCGCTGGCTTTCTGTATGTTCTTTGGCACGTTTATTCTTACGATCTACGCAACGTTATACTATCTAATTAATACCAGATCTTACCGTGATAGAAAGACGGAGGTAGGAAGTTCAGAGGCTGAACTGCAAGGCTTGCGATAA
- a CDS encoding spore coat protein, giving the protein MQPPDRIQPANNTNSDFTPHLNHGGHEMFDMHEILSGAINVLDQYMIFRTFVQDTELLHILDRQYNFMLSQYNLTAECFSTGHKPHHETATYMIPNIVQPVYGLKPSAPKKPNQSLSDVKDAGISGHMLGLIKSHASLLAMSAPEITNGAVRRVIASQVQQFIEMAYEIFTYQNQHAYYQVPQLSTNDTTQMLQAYVPANGTPQMPINNKPPLH; this is encoded by the coding sequence ATGCAGCCTCCAGACCGAATACAACCAGCTAACAACACAAATTCAGACTTCACACCCCACTTGAACCATGGCGGGCATGAAATGTTCGATATGCATGAAATTCTGTCAGGAGCCATCAACGTATTGGATCAATACATGATCTTCAGGACGTTTGTACAAGATACTGAACTTCTTCATATTCTTGATCGTCAATACAACTTCATGTTATCCCAATATAATCTGACTGCAGAATGTTTCTCAACCGGGCACAAGCCTCATCACGAGACTGCAACCTACATGATTCCGAACATCGTGCAACCTGTGTATGGCCTCAAGCCGTCCGCTCCGAAAAAGCCAAATCAATCCCTTTCGGATGTCAAAGATGCAGGCATCAGCGGTCATATGCTGGGATTAATCAAGTCTCACGCCTCTTTGCTGGCTATGTCTGCACCTGAAATTACGAATGGCGCCGTACGCCGGGTCATCGCTTCGCAGGTTCAACAGTTTATCGAGATGGCTTACGAAATTTTCACGTATCAAAATCAACATGCCTACTATCAAGTGCCTCAACTCAGTACAAATGATACCACACAGATGCTTCAGGCCTACGTTCCAGCAAACGGCACACCTCAGATGCCAATCAACAATAAACCACCTCTCCATTAA